The sequence ATATGTTTTGGCGCGACCAACCTGCCATGCTGGCAGTTCAGCTGACCTGGCAAGGCTGAATCGCGCTATATGCTTTGGCGTGACTCTTCAGCGAGTCGTGTCGTGCGGTGTGGCGCGACTCTTCAGGGAGTCGGGAGTCGCGccgtgcggcgtggcgcgactcaACTTAATAAACGAtcacctcttcttcctcctttgttTGTTCCCCCGCCCCTACCACCCGACTTGATCTCCATGGCACCGCCCTCTCCCTCtaaatccactctatcctccacCCGATTCGAAGGGGAAACGAAGGTAAATCAATTCTTGTAGGTAACTCCTCCATTTTAACTAATTGGTTTTCCTCCATTTCATGGATTTTCTAGAATTTCAGTTGGTTGAGGTTATTATGGCGATCGCGCTTGCATTTTCTTTGGTAACTCTTGTTTTATAGATGAAGTAAAACACTAATTCCAATTAAAACAGGTTATCAATTGAAACTATTGGCTCTATTTTGTTGCGAAAGTAATCTCTTAGCGAAATCTATGTTGCATTGCAATGGAGATCTATTTCATGTCCGTTGTGCAGCTCATGTCCTTAATCTTATTGTAAAAAATTGTTTGGAAGTGATTGATGGAGTAATCAATGTAAAATTACGGAGGGAAGAAACAGAAGAGATAGAAGAGATAGAAGAGGTGATCGTTTATTAAGTTGAGTCACGCCACGCTGCACGAAGCGACTCTCTGAAGAGTCGCGCCACGCTGAACGGCTTGACTCCGGGAGTCGTGCCACGCTGGATGGCGCCACGCCGCACGGCACGACTCGCTAAAGAGTCACGCCAAAGTATGTGGCGCGACTCAATCTTGTTAGGTCAGCTGCCAGCATGGCAGGTTGgtcgcgccaaagcatgtgATGCGACCCTTTAGGGAGTCGTGCCACGAGTTTTGGCGTGACCAAAAAGACtagtgtaacgtcccgcctccccgaggtcgGGTTCGCTTTACATCTGGCTGctctctaggacatagactactctcacagaccaacacaagttttttctgcacactttgttctactcgtgcgcacccgggaagaattttccggtcggtcacccatccctaaaTTGCTCCGTGCCAAGCACGTTTAACCTTGGAGTTCTTTAGAGATTGACTTTTGCAATTTATttgtatgagtatcctattaatcctattaagccgtGGGCCGAGGTGTCACATACTCACCCTCTTAAGAGACCGACATCCTCGttggtcaatcccaagccagaaACTttctctcttggccacgtcccgtacgtccagtgcaaCCAGctcatgtgccacgtccgtcggtccctgtgccacgtccaTGCGTCCAGTGTCAACGGCGcttcccagatgcccgcgcactgacccgccacgtgcccgtgcacatgccggtggAATCTGCACCCCCACGTGTCCGTGCTCATACCTCCGCACTTACGCCCATTTGTACCcatgaaaccgcgagagtcggctctgataccattctgtaacgttccgcctccccgaggcttggccacgtcccgtacgtccagtgcaaCCAGctcatgtgccacgtccgtcggtccctgtgccacgtccaTGCGTCCAGTGTCAACGGCGCTTCCCAGATGctgcgcactgacccgccacgcgcccgtgcacatgccggtggAATCTGCACCCCCACGTGTCCGTGCTCATACCTCCGCACTTACGCCCATTCGTACCcatgaaaccgcgagagtcggctctgataccattatGTAACgttccgcctccccgaggctgGGTCCGCTTACATCTGACTGctctctaggacatagactaccatcacagaccaacacaagtcttttctgcacactttatcCTCACTCGTGTAAACCCGGGAAGAATTTCTCGGTCGGTCACCAATTcccaaattgctccgggccaagcacgcttaacctcagagttcgtttgagatcggcttccggaaaagaagttgcaacttgtttatatgagtatcctattaatcatATTAAGCCGTGGGCTGGGGTGTCACAACTAGTTCTTGAAAATTTAAATAAGCTattattaaaattttaaattaaaaaagatTAACATTAAAAAATTACTGTTCATAGCACAAAACAAGCGAACGGGGAGTCTCGTCAATTCGTTGGAGTTCGCACCAATTTCAACAGTGAACTGCAAGTTGAATAATTTCTTCTGAAAGATAACACAACGCAATAATAGCCCATGGCCTCACACACGGCCCAGACGGTGGCTTGGCCCAGCTCAAATCAGCCGCCCACCGGCGGCCACCGACCTGCGTTCTGCCTTCCTTTCGGACCTCCACCTCGGCCCCTAAAACCCTAGCGCTAAACCACAGCCGAAACCAATGGCTCTCCTCGCCTGAGCGCGCGCCCgccacgccggccgccccgTTGGCCATGGCGctccagctccgccgcctcctcccgcacGGCTacccccaccgccaccgcgccgtCACCCACGCgttcttgccgccgccgctccccacaATGGTAAGCGACTCCGACCCCGCCGATTAATTCATTAAAAGCTCGCGTTTATGTGGCGCCTAGTGCTCTGGCGTTGGGGGTGAGGCGTGCACGCCACCTGTTCGTTGTACTACCCGTGAGGCGCAGACGAAGCTTTCcgtcttttttcctttttattatGGGGGGTAGCTCTGTCAAGCTGCAAATCTGCAGGGAACTGTCACCGTGTGTACAGATGGAAATCTCTGTTGCACAGCCAAACGTGCAAAATCCTGGCAGGGAAGAAATAGAGATGTGGCGCAACTGTTTCAGTCaccaaattttcttttgtttgcatCAATTCATTGTACGGGATTAAATCAACCAAGAACACTGCTGAAGATGGGAGAGAATTATATTTCAATAGCTCCACAGTGTTATACTTTGTTTATAGTGTTTAATTTGGGCTTTACTTGCTTAAAACAATGACACATTGCTTCAAAAAGTTTGGGCTTTGCTTGTTCCTTATGTGTTATCTATTTGTTGCCTTTACAGTTTCAGTTCGGGACATTTCAGAGATATTCTTCCAACCCTTGGCCCTTTTCGCCTTTCCGTCCTTGTGAAATGTGCGGGGTTGCATTCAGAGGCAATTCAGCAAGGCAAATGTCTTCAAGAAATAGTTCCGGGGTTGCCCTACGGCCCAAAAGTAGTGCCTTTTTTACTACTGGGCTTCTTGGCAAGCATAGTTCCATATGTTTCAGAGCCACAAACAACTGTGGAATTGCTTTAAAGGCTAATAATATTGGTAATTCACGACCATTCTCAACTGCATTGAGTAAAAAGCTAAGGTTCCTCGTTAAAAATAAGAGTTCACTCGGAAACCTAAAAATGAGAAGGGAAGATGGAAGTGTTGCACATAGTTTGTTTCACAGATCTGAGAAACGACAAAGCACATTAGCTGCATGTAGTACCGTTACTGACGAGGCTTCAGCATCTACTAGTAATAGCAGCAAGAGTGTTACCGATGCTAAGACTGGCCCTGCCAAGAGGAAGAGTTCTAGAGGAAGCAAAAAGGAAGTTGATGGAGATATGAATGAAAAGAAAGTACCtaccaagaagaagaggatatTTAGTAGAACCCGTAAAGCTGCAACAAAAACAACTGGGAGTATTAGTGAGAACCAAGAAGACAAGAAGGCTGATGATTCTAAATCCAAAAAAGGTGCTGATAGTTCTAAAGATAAAAAAGTGAATAATAGGTCAAAATCAAAAGCAAAGGTTTCTACTGCTTCTACTGTGCCTGCTGAAGCTAAGATTTGCATGAAAACCTCTAATGGTGGTTCTCATAATGAGACAAAGCCACTTGTGCCACTGTATCCTCCCACAACCAAATCAGTTGTGGTTGTTGAATCAGCCACGAAAGCAAAAGTTATCCAGAATTATCTTGGGGACATGTATGAAGTGTTACCAAGCTATGGTCACGTGAGAGATTTAGCAGGCAGATCAAAATCCGTCCGTCCTGATGATGACTTCAGCATGGTCTGGGAGGTACCTGCTGCTGCCTGGACACACCTTAAGAGCATTAAAGTAGCACTGAAAGGGTATGTTTCTTAAAGTATGTAGTATGGAACTATGGATGCATTTTCACATGTTTTCTGCTTACATATACATAAAACATACATACTCTTTGGTTATTTGATATTCACTCCCTCTGTCTAAACACTGCCACATTTTTCTCTCAAAGATTTATACACATTAGTTGCTGTGTTTCCAATTATAGGGAGTTAGAGACAAAAACAAAATCACATAGGCCTTTCATAGAAGTTTGCTGTAGTGCTTGATAGGTTTGCTGTAGTGCTTGATAAGTTCTGGTTCGCATGGATGGTTGTCTCGAAAATCATTTATTGTATTCAACTCCTCATTTTCATGACTCCAAAGTCCAATCCTCATATTTCTGCATTTATTGGACTTTGGAGTCATGAAAATGAGGAGTTGAATACAATAACTGACAATTGACCGACAAAGAATAACCTTTGGCATTGTGTAGTTcttaggccatgtttggtttttTAAGTCATAAGTCCCGTCACATCGCATGTTTACACACTAATTAGGAGCACTAAATATAGACTTATTACAAATCTGATTTCATAAGTCGTGacttaatcacgagacgaatctattaagcctaattggtccataatttgaccactaattgctacagtaaccatccactaatcgtgcattaattatacttaatagattcgtctagagccctaattgcaacttatgtaattagttttatattaagttggCATCCAAACATTCGAATTGACatccgaacattcgatgtgtCAGCTACTTAAAAAACCAAACGAGGCCTTAACTTACTGAATTAGAGTTACTGTTTTTTAAAAGTATCATTTATAACACTGTCGGCCTAGACCTTGCAGGACATATACTAGATTTGCAAAGTACAAATGTCGTATATATTTGTGTTCATGTGCTTATTTTTATGTTTTTGTATGTAAGTATCACTATAGCGTTCGAGAAAAAAGTATCACCATAGCCAGTTGAGTTTGCTGACATTATTCTTGTTATTGGAGTATCACTATCGTTAGTTGCGTATGTTGATAGTATATACTTGAGTGTTACTTATTGGTTTGATGTTTTCGTAACTTTGGTAGATGTCGTGAAAGTAAATCACATTCTGTATGCTTTAATAATGATCTGTTGTTGCCCATATGTAAAAATTTTCTGTGATGGTGGTTCATCTAGTTCTGTTTGTTTTAAATCTTTTACTTATATTTTTCATTAAGATGGTATAAAAATTGGCATCAGCTGTAGCTTTAACTGTATCCTGAACATATCTTTTTCCCACCTCGACTATGTTATTTGATCCCTTTTCCTTAAGACTGGACTTCTGCTTGTAGTATGAAAGCTAAATGTTTCTGCACACATATTATTGATTTGATTTTACCCCTTGAGTTGTGAGTCAATAATGggtaattgatttttttttaccgatGCCCTTCTCTTTTCTTCAGAGCAGAAAATTTAATTCTTGCATCTGATCCTGATCGTGAAGGTGAAGCGATTGCTTGGCACATCAAAGAAATGCTTGAACAGCAAGGTGCATTGGGCTGCGATGtgactgttgcaagagttgcttTCCATGAAATAACTGAGGATGCGATAAAAAAGGCTTTAATGTCCCCGAGATATATTGACATGGACTTAGTTAATGCTTATCTTGCACGACGTTCTCTTGATTATCTGATAGGGTTTGGCATATCGCCACTTCTGTGGAGGAAGTTACCTGGTTGCCCGTCAGCTGGACGGGTCCAATCTGCAGCTTTGGCCCTTGTATGTGATCGGGAAGCTGAAATAGAACAGTTTAAGCCACAAGAGTATTGGACAGTACAAACAGACTTCAAAACCCAATTTGCAGATCCTTCGCTAGGCACATTCATCCCATCCCTTATAAAGCTTCTGAATTCAAAAAAGTTGGATCAACTTTCCATATGTTCTCAAGAAGAAGCGCGAGCTATAGAAAAGAGGATTCATTCTTCTCAGTTTGAAGTTATAGGTGTTAAAAGAAGTAAAATTCAAAAGAATCCTCCGATGCCATATATTACATCCAGCCTTCAGCAGGATGCAGCAAACAAACTACATTTTACTGCAGGGCATACCATGAAGGTTGTTTCTGCTAGACTCATTATATAATGCATTTATGTTTTAATCAGTTGGCTAACACAACTCATTTTATGACTGCAGGTTGCCCAAAAGCTTTATGAGGGTGTCAACCTTTCATCGGAAGAAGCGACTGGGTTGATAACATATATGAGAACTGATGGTTTCCACGTAAGTAACACCCAacattttcatgactcaactaGTTTTACGTTGTTTGTTGGGGGTGTATGGTCCACAGGTCTTTGTTCCCTCTGAAAATTTCAAATTGATCATGCACTTTGGTCATTGTCTAAAGTTGGTGCACTTACTTCAAATTGTTTAAAACTATGCTGCAGCATTCGGGTGCATGCATAAGCCTTCTGATTAAACCAGTGGGTAGGAAGCTGGCAGTAGAAACTTTAAATTATGCATTCAATTGAACAAAACTGCACTTCTTTTGCATGATTACTGCATAACCACACATTTGTTGGCACTTTGTTGAGGTGTTATTAATATGTTTCAAATAATTTAAGCCTGCAAAGTAGATGGTTTAGGAGTTCGTAGTCAAAGCTAGACTGCTTAAAGAGTTCATGTTACTAGTATGCACCTTTTCTAATATCTTATGATAGATATACCGGTCAAATTTGTGTTATGGAGATTGGAGAAAATGCCACTTATCTGTGACTGAAGGGAGTAAAAGATGATAACTATACTGAAACTTTAATTCACTAAAATTCTTTTATGAAAACATTTCATGACTGGCATGCCAAATTAATTGAAGTTAGATAACTTAAGTCTAAATGTATGATGCAATGATAAATGACGGACGCCTCTGGCTATCCTTTGCTGTGAGAATTTCCAGAAATTTGTCAACAAGATATTATTGAGGATCCAATATACTTGATGTTTATTTGTTTAACTAGCATATTGACTTATTTGTTCTCCTTTTACCCTTGAAGATTTCTGATGGAGCTGCAGAAGACATCCGTTCATTAGTCAAGGAAAGGTGCACAATTTTCTCTCTGAATTAGCTGCTAAGTCTCTTTCTAATTTTATAATGGCGCAAATTTCTCTTGTTTCATTTTAACTTGTAATCAGTGCTTAATCCAATAATTTGGTTTAGTTCCTATGGGGTTTAGTTATATACTAGTGGAAATTTTCAGACCCACTGATAGTTATTCAAAACTTATTAGATTAACCTACAACTGTTAGACACATTATTCAAAAAATAGCTGAGTAATGTTAAATTAAATTGGTCTGCACTCTTTGACAACATGGTAAGAGGGTTCAAGTTGTTTGTCGATTCATCTCAAGTTGTTGATTGATGGTATTGCATTCTAGTTTGATATGCACTTGATGTAATGACGTGTATCTGGGTATGGTTTCTGGCTAGCATTCTTCTTGTTAATTAGAATTTTCTTCAGATATGGTGAGGAGTATGCTGCAAAGGATATCAGGAAGTATTTAAAGAAGGTGAAAAATGCTCAAGAAGCCCATGAAGCCATTAGGCCCACCAGTATAAGGCGGTTGCCATGTAATGAGTTACTTGTGTTTTTGTTGATTTATTGCATTTTCTCAACGACAGCTGCTAACCCTCTCCTAGCAAATGATTTTGCGTAAGTTTTGCTACATGCATATTGCCCCCATGGAGGTTATAATTCTATTATCTCATTTTCGAGAATCATCAGCAAAATGTTGCTAGTACTGTACAGAATATGCTATGGATTGGTTAGTTTCTTGAGATCCATATTTCATAACGAGCAATATGTTGTACAATTCGTGCCTTGTGATTCTGCCTCATTCACTGCTTTTATTATTTTGCAGAGATTCAAGCAACACTTCTTTGAATACTGCACTTAAGAATATGTTTGCATTATTGACGATACTGTGTTTTGCGATCTGTAGTGAGCATGCTCTATAAATGACCATTTCCACTAGATAATGACAATTTCTGTGGTCCAATCAGGATCTTCTATTGGATTGCACGAGCACCTTACATATGtgtagttttttttagaaaaaaatatttctaaagTGATATGACTCATTATTGTGTCTGGTTTTTTAATATATGGTTGCAACACtatctcttgtagcatctttgGTTGGAGTACTTGATGATGATTCTCTAAAACTGTACACTCTAATATGGAAAAGGACATTGGCTTGCCAAATGGAAGCTTCCAGAACTGATCTGGTTGGTTATTCTTGCTCTTCATTTTTCCATATGGTTGATTTTTGTTCTTTATGATGGTTATAAGTTATATTGTAAATAATGTTCTATTGGTTAAGGAAACCTTAATAAGTTGAAACATACGAGAAATTTGCAGCAGCTAGCAAGTGCTTCAAACCGAGGaaacatttttcattttttaggtTGTTTAACCCTTTTTCTTCTCTTAGGTTGTGGTAGATTAGCGAGGCTCCTCTGTATATCATGTTGCCTAATTTCCAATATCATCAGCATTAGGCTGTTCGTTGAACTTGACGTATACAATTCAGTGTGGTATTAAAGCTGACTACTCAAGGGGTCCTACTGGCGCATTGATAAGATCATAAGAAAAGCAATTGCAGCCCAGTATGTGTCCTTCTCAAAGCCCTAGAGGAGGCTACACGCTGAAGGTTTCACCCTGAGCTTTTGGCTAACTGGATGGTTTGTGAAACTTATTTAGCCATGTTTCTTTGGATAGTTTATATGTTTTGTGCATAGCTCAGGAACATAATTTCAGCTGTTGTCTTCAATAAAAACATTTGCTTAAACACATATGGTGTTAGTAGATAGTAAATGTAGCATCATCATTCCCTAGCATGGAAAACATGTTAAAATTCTCTGTACTTCATTTTTCtgtaaatttcaaaaaaaaaaatgttccatCAAATACATGCTTGCTCTTTAGATTCAAGTGGATATTGGAACTCCTGAAGGTGACATGAGTTTTCATTCATCTGGATCTAGACTGGACTTCAAAGGATACCAAGCTGTCTATGAGGTACGTTCAAaaattataattattttataCTTGCTTCTTAAATTGTCTATGGATTTTAGATTAGATATCCTCTATAGTTCAGTTATCTTTGCACAGTCCTTCCATTGTTGTACTCGAGTTTCTTAAGAAAATACGTTGGTTGGCTCCTAAGGTGGCCTTCCAACCTTAATTTGTGCTACTTCATTCGGCCTATGAATGCCTGATGCCATTTTTGATCTGTTGACATATCATTGAGAAAGTTTGATGGTTCAGCTGTTCAGGGGCCAATTACTATTTTCTGGTATAGCTTTTATCATCTATATATCTTCATTTACTTGCTATTTATTTCGGGGTACAAGTTCAATCGGTCAGATACTATCTGCCTGATCTGCTGCTAGTTTTGCCCAGGCATTTATATGATATGGAAAGTCATATTATCTGATTCTGATTGGATGTGGAGATCACTATGTCTAGGCCAATGTGACATTGGATATTAGACTAGCCcatccatttttctttctttctttctgatttttcttttgttataaGGGTTAGGAAATGAGATTATGTGATTCTCTTTTTCGATATTTGAAACAATACTACCTCTATCTTTCAAAGAACACTTCTTCGCTAAGAATCAAAGTTTTCATTATTGGAGAACTGTGTACCCAGAGGGGTGGTTCATGTTTGCTTGCAATTTGGATGGCGTCAAGATTTTGTTCTTTCTTTAAAAGAACAGTTGCTTTTTGTAGTTTAAAATCTGGTTCCAGCACTCAAGGAAAAGACTTTGTAAAAGGGAATAGTGCGTGCTTAATGGTATGAACCAGCCTTGTTTTGAAGGGTTTCCTGCTAATTTGAGCTGGTTTTCCATGATGTGTTTAGGTTCTTGTAcaaagtaaaagaaaaaaaaaagagataagcACACATGCTCTAGAAAGCACTTTTTAGTCATTGGCATTCATATCATGAATTTGTGATGTATGATATGCACTATTGCAAATGTATCACCAGACATGGCCATTTATTTTTCTACACCCCTATTGGGTTGATGCTTTGTTTGATGAACTTATCTACCTGTAATTTATTCGCACTCTGGATCTGTATCAATACATTGTTTCTTAATGTGGGTTAAGACATGGAGACAAATTTCAGGTCACTTGATCGCCTTTGATGTGCACTAAATAAAATACATTGTCCATATCGAATTCTTGTGTGGTACATAATTTGTATTATCGCGTACCATCAAAGTTTCTTGTTGAATCCCTGTGTGAAGTTTACATTCTTTATCCTTAGGTTATTACCTTCTTAAACTCTTTCAAAATGTGTGAGTTTGTTCTGATTCATCAGTGTCTTTGTTTTTTTATGTTCTGGATTGAGCTCCTTTTGGTGCTGATGGGTAGGAGTAGGGGTGTAGGACTTGGCTTGATGTAAGCATGGTTATCAGTTGCACTTTATTAAGAAATGTGTGTCAACTTTTCAAACTTTGCTACTTATAGGACAGTGAGGCAAGTCCGTCCAGCGACAGCTCCGTGGGAGATGCTGTGCATGAGGGTAACTTTGATGCTTTGTCCAAATTAAAGGTTAGCAGCTGCTGAATTGTCGCTAGACTATTCCATTCCTTTACTTCTCAAAGCTACTGCAGATTATTGGCTACCATTCGACTATTCCAGTATGTTATTAACGCATCTCCTTTCTTCCAGGTTAAGGACTTGGTGTCTCCAGTAAATGTGCATCTTGAGCAACACTTTACTAAGCCACCATCACGTTATTCTGAGGGTGCATTGGTAAGCAATAACCTATTATGTTTCACTTTTCACTTGTTTACTTTGAGGATTGTCCATTTCTTGAATATAAAACAATGTTTCTTTTTATTGGGTTCTACTACTTCAGATTTTCATACTATGCCTTGTTAACTCCAGATTAAAAAGCTAGAAGAACTTGGAATTGGAAGGCCGTCTACTTATGCATCTATAATGAAAGTGTTACAGGTAACATAACTATATTTACCATGGTATTGGAAGCATATTTAGATATGCCTAAATTATATCTGATAACAATTCTTAATTTAGACATATTTTATTAACTGTGTTTACCATGGTATTGGAAGGATATTTAGGTATGCCTACATTATATCTGATAACTTTTCTTAATTTagacattttttatttttgtgcgGAATATTTCATCGATAATATGTAGCCAACACCAAATTTGGGCTGGGTGGCTCATGTAGCTGCCTTCAGAGTGTTGTACAATCATTGGCTTGGACTTTGTGCAAAGAAAGGGGTGAATATAGAATGACACATGATTTGTTGGTCTATTTCAAGAGGTAGTGAAGGGCTATCTTGCCTTCTTGCTCACAATGCTGTTCCTTCCTGGACAAATCAGAGGCTCTGTGTACATCTCTTTCAGCGAAGGCTTATGCATTGATGCCAAACTGATTGCAGTAGTACTTAATGAGCTCGAATCCTAATATATAGCTTACTTCCCTAACTTAAGAAAAATACCCTGATATCTTGAACTAATTGCACTGAGACATGCCCCAAGCTGATATCAACAATGGCTGCATGATTGCTTTTGCACCTGTAGGTGTGCTCTAGGAAAGACTACACACATATGCCACAAAACGTAGCACACGCCATGCTCTCATAGTCATGGTGTACTGTCAAGGGCACATGCCACTGTCACCCTTGACATTTGGGTTGCAGTTGAAGTTGAATGATGTTGGTCTGCATatcggtgtgtgtgtgtgtactgTGTAGAGTACTGAGCCTAGCTCAGTTGGTGGGATTTGTGGGTGTACTCTGCCACCACCAATGTTCGGGTCATCTTCAACTTGGGTGTCTATTTTATTTCTCTTATTACAATGCCACCTAGTTCGTGGAAGGTTGATTGAGTTCTTTTTTAGGGTATGCCGAATCGAGCATTGTTGTAAAAGGTGCTAGGTGCTAAGCGCTAGGCTGGGATTGCATCTAGTGTGTGATTTCTTTATAGGTGCACTAGACTGGAGATGCGTAGAGGCGTAGCGGGGTAGGAGGGTGGTGCTGTTGCCTAGTGTCAATGAACAGTGGTCAAGTTGGTAAGTATGTTGGTTAAGGACAAGGTTGATGTTGAGTTATGATAAGCACAGGCTTTTGGTTCCATTCATCATAGACTTATGGACTGGCAATCTGGTAGTAGAGCCCTTTTCAGTGATGATAGAAAGGGCAGATCCGAATTCTCCCTTTGCTAATACTATCCTCTTATCACATTCCCTTATGCTCTTCCTTTTCTACACCCTGATCACAACCAGTTTCTTCAAGCTAAAGTTTCAATAGGGCGTTTCCCTGGCATTAGGAGCTAATAGCACGACAGGACAAAGCATGAAAGCAATAAAAAAGGCACACTTATGTTTCCCCCAAATGATGTAGTGCAGCAAGATCACTTCTTTTTAGCAATGCCAAAAATATCACATTCAGAACTAGGGCACACTTCCTTTTAATTGGAATATTGGATCAAGCATGCTTTATAGATATTTGTTAGTACACATAAAAGCCTTTGAGTTTGCGTAGCAACAACATATGGGTGAAAAACAGTTGCAAAGTTTTAGAAATTTAATATGTACTTCTTAGTTCTTAATCCTCGTTCATTGTCATTAGCACTGACTTGTTCCACAAGGATAATATTTTTTACTTGTTTTGTTCAGGACCGGAAATATGTGACAATAAAAAGTCGAGTTCTGCACCCTGAATTCCGCGGTCGAATGGTTTGTTCTTTTTCCTTATTTCATGTCCTTCCTTTGGAATGATCCTCTATGATCAAAATATCTTTAGCTCTGCTATCATCTTAAATTTTAGTACATTTATTCAAAGACAGATAATACTCCTAGCTAAATGCTTGGTTTTGTACTAGAATAATCTCTTCTTCCCTTGTATATCTTTTTTTGTAATGTGTTTGACTCTTTCATGTCTCTTTTATTATTATTGCAAATGGATGCCTAGCTGGATTTGTTTGGTGGCCTCGGTAACACTCCTCAGATCCTGGGTTCAACTCCTGGTGGGAGCAAATATCAGACGGGCgttaaaaaaaaatccccttGCCTGCCTACATGCCAAAGCACATGGAAAATAGGTCCCGACCTGCTTTGTCCCGCTTTCACACGGGTTACGGTATGGGCAACGGCACCCTTATGTAAGGGTGGGGGAGGGGTTTGGGGATTTTCTTGGCCTCCGTGAGAGGTCTTCTCTTATTCAATgctcgggggttttcttggcctCTGTGAGAGGTCTTCTCTTATTCAATGCTTGGGGGTTTCTTCCCCCCGCaggccgagtttttttttcttgttattatTTGAATACAATACAAATTTTCTTCCAAAATATGTAAAGTTTACCTTTATCTCTAATGATCCCAGAGTGTATATTTTGTGGTTTTGCTAGCAAAATGACTGATTACAACTTGCCATTGCATTCTTGTACGTTTTGTGGTGTTTACATTTTCTGAAATCTCACAGATTTAAGGGTCTGGGGAATAGAACTTCTAGGCAGCCTTACAATTGCTTACAAATTCCCTTCCCTAGAACTCACGAGCTTTAGCACGAGGCACCTCCacccccctctcccttttccagCTCAATGCCATGTTTCCCAGATCAATGCCATTTATTATAGGCCTCATCATCTCAGCCCTGTTTC comes from Panicum virgatum strain AP13 chromosome 4K, P.virgatum_v5, whole genome shotgun sequence and encodes:
- the LOC120703391 gene encoding DNA topoisomerase 1-like isoform X3; translation: MLEQQGALGCDVTVARVAFHEITEDAIKKALMSPRYIDMDLVNAYLARRSLDYLIGFGISPLLWRKLPGCPSAGRVQSAALALVCDREAEIEQFKPQEYWTVQTDFKTQFADPSLGTFIPSLIKLLNSKKLDQLSICSQEEARAIEKRIHSSQFEVIGVKRSKIQKNPPMPYITSSLQQDAANKLHFTAGHTMKVAQKLYEGVNLSSEEATGLITYMRTDGFHISDGAAEDIRSLVKERYGEEYAAKDIRKYLKKVKNAQEAHEAIRPTSIRRLPSSLVGVLDDDSLKLYTLIWKRTLACQMEASRTDLIQVDIGTPEGDMSFHSSGSRLDFKGYQAVYEDSEASPSSDSSVGDAVHEGNFDALSKLKVKDLVSPVNVHLEQHFTKPPSRYSEGALIKKLEELGIGRPSTYASIMKVLQDRKYVTIKSRVLHPEFRGRMVSAFLLHHFSEVVDYSFTASMETELDNVSAGSTEWKGLLKDYWERFSKYCADASKLDGRKVERMFEEKFGPILFPNVDKDSRNCPSCSEGTLRFKVSRYGEGYFIGCDRHPKCKYIARSLSQQEDETEPIDEGPKSFEPRLLGVMPDSNEKVFLKQGPYGHYVQVGEDKKGLFPKRASLSEVKDTDTVTLEDAIELLQYPKILGKHPDDDQPVLITHSKVGYNIKHRRSLAAVPKNMDPKKITLERALKLLSGKSVRQIGRPKGKSKTKEPIEWH